Proteins encoded within one genomic window of Vidua macroura isolate BioBank_ID:100142 chromosome 2, ASM2450914v1, whole genome shotgun sequence:
- the TIAM1 gene encoding rho guanine nucleotide exchange factor TIAM1 isoform X4 — MSALWRGSRKLRSESAGRDGDSLFRMLYLSTEQVAAFCRSLHEMNPSDCSAPPQDCAGPQLSTMRQLTDADKLRKVICELLETERTYVKDLNCLMERYLKPLQKETFLTPDELDVLFGNLTEMVAFQVEFLKTLEDGVRLVPDLEKLEKVEQFKKVLFSLGGSFLYYADRFKLYSAFCASHTKVPKVLVKAKTDTAFKAFLDAQNPRRQHSSTLESYLIKPIQRILKYPLLLKELFALTDVDSEEHYHLDVAIKTMNKVASHINEMQKIHEEYGAVFDQLIAEQTGEKKEVADLSMGDLLLHNTVIWLNPPASLGKWKKEPELAAFVFKTAVVLVYKDGSKQKKKLGGSHRASIYEDWDPFRFRHMIPLEALQVRALASADAETNSVCEIVHVKSESEGRPERAFHLCCSSPEHRKDFLKAVHSILRDKHRRQLLKTESLPSSQQYVPFGGKRLCALKGARPAMNRAVSAPSKSLGRRRRRLARNRFTIDSEAVHGSSPEKEPAQGGDTDRWVEEQFDLAQYEEQEDIKETDILSDDDDFCEAARGAQRELRERLQAASLAGGRRPERPCPPGDTHAARMAQLRKQAALPAINGAAEGHGEEVIWVRREDFVPGRKLNTEL, encoded by the exons ATGTCGGCGCTCTGGAGGGGGAGCCGAAAGCTGCGGAGCGAGAGCGCCGGCAGGGACGGGGACTCCCTGTTCCGAATGCTGTACCTG agcacagagcaggtcgCAGCTTTCTGTCGCAGTCTGCATGAAATGAACCCCTCTGACTGCAGTGCTCCCCCCCAGGACTGTGCAGGGCCCCAGCTGAGCACCATGAGGCAGCTCACGGACGCAGACAAGCTGAGGAAGGTCATCTGTGAGCTCCTGGAGACCGAGCGCACCTACGTCAAG GACTTAAATTGTCTGATGGAGAGATACTTGAAGCCTCTACAGAAAGAAACCTTCCTCACACCAGATGAG CTGGATGTTCTCTTTGGGAATCTGACTGAAATGGTAGCATTCCAGGTAGAGTTCTTGAAAACTCTGGAAGATGGAGTAAGGCTGGTTCCAGACCTGGAAAAGCTTGAAAAAGTTGAGCAATTTAAG AAAGTGTTGTTCTCCCTGGGTGGATCCTTCCTGTACTACGCTGACAGGTTCAAGCTGTACAGTGCCTTCTGTGCCAGCCACACGAAAGTCCCCAAAGTCCTGGTGAAAG CCAAGACAGACACTGCGTTCAAGGCGTTCCTGGATGCCCAGAACCCGCGCCGGCAGCACTCCTCCACCCTGGAGTCTTACCTCATCAAACCCATCCAGAGGATACTCAAATACCCCCTGCTGCTCAAGGAGCTCTTTGCTCTCACTGACGTGGACAGCGAAGAACATTATCACCTTGATG TGGCCATCAAAACAATGAACAAAGTTGCCAGCCACAttaatgaaatgcagaaaatccaTGAAGAATATGGGGCAGTGTTTGACCAACTCATAGCGGAACAAACCGGGGAGAAAAAAGAG GTCGCCGACCTTTCCATGGGGGACTTGCTCTTGCATAACACAGTGATATGGCTGaaccctcctgcttccctgggcaagTGGAAGAAGGAACCTGAGCTGGCAGCGTTCG TGTTCAAAACTGCCGTGGTCCTTGTGTACAAGGATGGTTCcaaacagaagaagaaactc GGAGGATCACACAGAGCCTCAATTTATGAAGACTGGGATCCGTTCCGGTTCCGCCACATGATCCCTTTGGAAGCGCTGCAGGTGCGGGCCCTGGCCAGCGCAG ATGCAGAGACCAATTCTGTGTGTGAGATTGTCCATGTCAAATCTGAGTCTGAGGGCAGGCCAGAAAGGGCATTTCACCTCTGCTGTAG CTCTCCAGAACACAGGAAGGACTTCCTGAAGGCAGTGCACTCCATCCTGCGGGACAAACACAGAAGGCAGCTCCTTAAAACCGAAAGTTTGCCCTCCTCCCAGCAATACGTTCCTTTTGGTGGAAAAAGATTGTGTGCCCTAAAAGGTGCAAGGCCAGCCATGAACAGGGCAG TGTCAGCCCCGAGCAAGtctctggggaggaggaggcggcggctgGCCCGAAACAGGTTTACCATTGACTCAGAGGCCGTCCACGGCAGCAGCCCCGAGAAAGAGCCCGcgcagggaggggacactgaCCGCTGGGTCGAGGAGCAGTTCGACCTGGCGCAGTACGAGGAGCAGGAGGACATCAAGGAGACCGACATCCTGAGCGACGACGACGACTTCTGCGAGGCGGCGCGCGGGGCGCAGCGCGAGCTGCGGGAGCGGCTGCAGGCCGCGTCGCTGGCAGGCGGCCGGCGGCCCGAGCGGCCCTGCCCGCCCGGGGACACGCACGCCGCCAGGATGGCCCAGCTGAGGAAGCAGGCGGCCCTGCCCGCCATCAACGGCGCCGCCGAGGGCCACGGCGAGGAGGTCATCTGGGTGCGGCGGGAGGACTTTGTGCCCGGCAGGAAGCTCAACACCGAGCTCTGA